A single region of the Acidobacteriota bacterium genome encodes:
- a CDS encoding class I SAM-dependent methyltransferase yields the protein MDATTQAALRQINRDFYSRHAADFDRTRHPGGWPGWQRVVQATARTTDRPVRVLDLGCGNGRFALFLDRNPGLRHDRPLSYLGIDQSRELLEAALSACADRDHIRFEVDDIENCVLDEATHDLVTLFGVLHHLPGFESRRRALERAASAVAPGGLLALTCWQFADDPQFESRRLHWASEAGVDRAELEPGDHLLRWGPGDSDARRYCHHTGEAELERLVASLPLAEVGRYRSDGPDGRQNLYWLGARDGAATLS from the coding sequence ATGGACGCCACCACCCAGGCCGCGCTCCGCCAGATCAACCGCGACTTCTACAGCCGGCACGCGGCCGACTTCGACCGCACGCGCCACCCGGGCGGCTGGCCCGGCTGGCAACGGGTCGTCCAGGCCACCGCACGAACCACGGACCGGCCCGTCCGTGTTCTCGACCTTGGCTGCGGCAACGGGCGCTTCGCCCTGTTCCTGGACCGGAATCCCGGCCTCCGCCACGATCGACCCCTCTCGTACCTCGGCATCGACCAGAGCAGGGAACTCCTCGAAGCTGCCCTCTCAGCCTGCGCCGACCGCGACCACATCCGGTTCGAGGTCGACGACATCGAGAACTGCGTCCTCGACGAAGCGACTCACGACCTGGTCACCCTCTTCGGCGTCCTCCACCACCTCCCGGGTTTCGAGTCCCGACGCCGTGCCCTCGAACGCGCCGCATCGGCCGTGGCACCGGGGGGCCTCCTTGCCCTCACCTGCTGGCAGTTCGCCGACGATCCCCAATTCGAAAGTCGCCGGCTCCACTGGGCTTCGGAAGCCGGCGTCGACCGGGCGGAACTCGAACCCGGAGATCACCTGCTGCGCTGGGGGCCGGGCGATTCGGACGCCCGCCGCTACTGCCATCACACCGGCGAAGCGGAACTCGAACGCCTCGTCGCCAGCCTGCCGTTGGCCGAAGTCGGCCGCTACCGCTCCGACGGACCCGACGGCCGGCAGAATCTCTACTGGCTGGGTGCTCGCGACGGTGCTGCTACTTTGAGCTGA
- a CDS encoding serine hydrolase: MKSLCPALVASILLTALPAVAQQEETYDYWQPQRQMVRLGQQAIFMCNGLFTSNRTLEQVFAQELAYLPEPVGTAESGDYEVNHERKAVTIGSGHGVPKMRAAFRDGIGCVVLAPDQTLGDIDSLPAIEMPPPAGDAAKIPWPDGDKTGPISLLSEVDTAALQAASDWAFDRESPQQVTLSLLVVHRGEIVHERYADGVDMTTRTRTWSTAKSIASTLIGMLVDDGKLALDEPLGFDFLPAKAAAPETDPRSTITLRHALNMSSGLQTVDNGGQEYAVGSGMSYWAGASSVLGARRRALIREPGANWDYENYDTLLAVYAMKRALGSEKKYHEFPRKRLLDRIGMRNTLLSTDRFGDFILSSQVYTSARDLARFGLLYLQNGVWNGERLLSEEWIDFVRTPAPSTADRGNFYGGQFWLVPDERRDVARDAYSTAGNRGQYVVIVPSHDLVIVRRGLDWGRQGFDRWDMTREVVKAFPSAATAPSAASD; encoded by the coding sequence ATGAAGTCCCTGTGTCCCGCTCTGGTCGCCTCCATCCTGCTGACCGCTCTCCCCGCCGTTGCCCAGCAGGAGGAGACCTACGACTACTGGCAGCCGCAGCGGCAGATGGTCCGCCTGGGCCAGCAGGCGATCTTCATGTGCAACGGCCTGTTCACCTCGAACCGGACGCTCGAGCAGGTCTTCGCGCAGGAACTCGCCTACCTTCCGGAGCCGGTCGGAACCGCGGAAAGCGGCGACTACGAGGTCAACCACGAACGTAAGGCGGTGACGATCGGCTCGGGCCACGGCGTGCCGAAGATGCGGGCCGCTTTCCGCGACGGAATCGGCTGCGTCGTCCTCGCGCCCGATCAGACGCTGGGCGACATCGACAGCCTGCCGGCGATCGAGATGCCGCCACCGGCCGGCGACGCGGCGAAGATCCCCTGGCCGGACGGCGACAAGACCGGTCCGATCTCACTGCTATCCGAAGTCGACACTGCCGCACTCCAGGCCGCCTCCGACTGGGCCTTCGACCGCGAGTCGCCGCAGCAGGTCACGCTCAGCCTGCTCGTCGTGCATCGCGGCGAGATCGTCCACGAGCGTTACGCCGACGGCGTCGACATGACGACGCGCACGCGCACCTGGTCGACCGCGAAGAGCATCGCCTCGACGCTCATCGGCATGCTGGTCGACGACGGCAAGCTGGCGCTCGACGAGCCGCTCGGCTTCGACTTCCTGCCTGCGAAAGCCGCGGCGCCCGAGACCGATCCCCGGTCCACGATCACCCTGCGTCACGCGCTGAACATGTCGAGCGGTCTGCAGACCGTCGACAACGGCGGGCAGGAGTACGCCGTCGGCTCCGGCATGTCCTACTGGGCCGGCGCCAGTTCCGTCCTGGGCGCCCGCCGCCGCGCCCTGATCCGCGAGCCGGGCGCCAACTGGGACTACGAGAACTACGACACCCTGCTCGCCGTCTACGCGATGAAGCGCGCCCTCGGCAGCGAGAAGAAGTATCACGAGTTCCCGCGCAAGCGCCTGCTCGACCGGATCGGCATGCGGAACACCCTGCTCAGCACCGACCGCTTCGGCGACTTCATCCTCAGCAGTCAGGTCTACACCAGCGCCCGCGACCTGGCCCGATTCGGCCTCCTCTACCTCCAGAACGGCGTCTGGAACGGCGAACGCCTCCTCTCCGAAGAGTGGATCGACTTCGTCCGCACCCCGGCCCCCTCGACCGCCGACCGCGGCAACTTCTACGGCGGCCAGTTCTGGCTCGTCCCCGACGAGCGCAGGGACGTCGCCAGGGACGCCTACTCCACCGCCGGCAACCGCGGCCAGTACGTCGTCATCGTCCCCTCCCACGACCTCGTCATCGTCCGCCGCGGCCTCGACTGGGGCCGCCAGGGCTTCGACCGCTGGGACATGACGCGGGAGGTCGTGAAGGCATTTCCGAGTGCGGCTACGGCGCCGTCTGCGGCGTCGGACTGA
- a CDS encoding SCP2 sterol-binding domain-containing protein, which yields MTIDEFVADMAVKAGGIDPLGKRLLFLLDDEQMLIDGTGETNVVSKVSGQEVETDCTVRMSLDTFGKLQRKEIKPFMAVASGKIKVKGDMSIAAKLKKLT from the coding sequence ATGACGATCGACGAGTTCGTTGCCGATATGGCGGTGAAGGCGGGGGGTATCGATCCCCTTGGGAAGAGGTTGCTGTTCCTGCTGGACGACGAGCAGATGCTGATCGACGGGACGGGGGAGACGAACGTCGTCTCGAAGGTGTCGGGGCAGGAGGTCGAGACGGACTGCACGGTGCGGATGTCGCTCGACACGTTCGGCAAGCTGCAGCGCAAGGAGATCAAGCCGTTCATGGCCGTCGCCTCGGGGAAGATCAAGGTCAAGGGCGACATGTCGATTGCCGCCAAGCTGAAGAAGCTGACCTGA
- a CDS encoding sulfotransferase translates to MTNPSIRIRQPVAVRAVNRAGAVARRCGLRPFALTPEKILEKARQASGFEVRDPMFREGLERLVHGLETHARLSTFGRLAARGTVQRSADSRSRVERAFAEHPEIGDEEIQAPVFIVGTPRSGTTILHALLHLDRDHRAPLSWECLLPHPAPRPDDYEDNERIETVRKEFDQIFQLVPDFRRKHYMTADSPQECIGITALHFASFQYVAMAWLPEYHDWLAKADQVRNLQWHRRFLQFLQSGGVPAHRWLLKSPVHLMRLRALFEVYPDARVIVTHRHPADVVPSVGSLISSMRSFYSDHEDTLRTGREQLLIWADYFARFLHDRRELGREEQMVDVFFDDFVKDQMSVVDSIYSRFGWNLRPEDRDRMERFLQRERRGKHGAHVYSLDQIGTTPAEIDDEYAHYLNFLETQR, encoded by the coding sequence TTGACGAATCCGTCGATCCGGATCCGGCAGCCGGTCGCGGTCAGGGCCGTCAACCGTGCCGGGGCGGTTGCTCGCCGGTGCGGGTTGAGGCCCTTCGCGCTGACGCCGGAGAAGATCCTGGAGAAGGCGCGGCAGGCCAGTGGGTTCGAGGTGCGCGATCCGATGTTCCGCGAGGGGCTCGAGCGTCTCGTACACGGACTTGAGACGCACGCGCGGTTGAGCACGTTCGGACGGCTGGCCGCCCGCGGCACCGTGCAGCGCTCGGCGGACTCACGCTCCCGGGTCGAGCGAGCCTTCGCTGAACACCCGGAGATCGGTGACGAAGAGATCCAGGCGCCGGTCTTCATCGTCGGCACGCCCCGGAGCGGGACGACGATCCTCCACGCCCTGTTGCACCTGGATCGGGACCACCGGGCGCCGCTCTCCTGGGAGTGTCTCCTGCCCCACCCGGCGCCGCGCCCGGACGACTACGAGGACAACGAGCGGATCGAGACCGTGCGCAAGGAGTTCGACCAGATCTTCCAGCTCGTGCCGGACTTCAGGCGCAAGCACTACATGACCGCCGACTCGCCACAGGAGTGCATCGGCATCACGGCCCTCCACTTCGCGAGCTTCCAGTACGTCGCCATGGCCTGGCTGCCGGAGTACCACGACTGGCTCGCGAAGGCCGACCAGGTCAGGAACCTGCAGTGGCACCGGCGGTTCCTGCAGTTCCTCCAGTCGGGCGGCGTTCCCGCCCATCGCTGGCTGTTGAAGTCGCCCGTCCACCTGATGCGGCTGCGGGCTCTCTTCGAGGTCTACCCTGACGCCCGGGTCATCGTGACCCATCGCCACCCGGCCGACGTCGTCCCCTCGGTGGGGAGCCTGATCTCGTCGATGCGGTCGTTCTACTCGGACCACGAGGACACGCTGCGAACCGGGCGGGAGCAGCTCCTGATCTGGGCCGACTACTTCGCCCGGTTCCTGCACGACCGCCGGGAACTCGGTCGCGAGGAGCAGATGGTCGATGTCTTCTTCGACGACTTCGTCAAGGACCAGATGTCGGTCGTGGACTCGATCTACTCACGCTTCGGCTGGAACCTGCGGCCCGAGGATCGGGACAGGATGGAGCGTTTCCTGCAGCGGGAGCGCCGGGGAAAGCACGGCGCCCATGTCTACTCGCTCGATCAGATCGGTACGACACCGGCCGAGATCGACGACGAGTACGCCCACTATCTCAACTTCCTGGAGACACAGCGATGA
- a CDS encoding DUF1214 domain-containing protein codes for MSDSDFESRQALHEFLDVVRNAEQTFLDPEKELDHQGHVDGYQHLFHLMQITVDFYLHNDPLRPRLVRLTDGTRKLYGDNVDSVYYFSQVRGDQEYVLRGRHFGSCYLSFCLYGGDPNGELADRVTLNVNHRDIAFEDDGSFEIRLTPDPQGPNEFRIDPDSVSLFTREYFLDRASSKESVLSIENASPQPPASPLDDAELARRIRSMAMFFMCTTWIAPLPVHLPFNEFCEPWEFDPEQGGWGTVDNIYCFCRFRLQEHEYLKVRFRSPEACYWGLQTWNYLMQSMNYEDFQVCVNKQTAVPEPDGSYVIYLSHREAPKNWISAAGYNEGVLFARWLLAEELPETPEVELGEW; via the coding sequence ATGAGCGACAGCGACTTCGAGAGCCGGCAGGCGCTGCACGAGTTCCTGGACGTGGTCCGCAACGCGGAGCAGACGTTCCTCGACCCCGAAAAGGAACTCGACCACCAGGGCCACGTGGACGGCTACCAGCACCTGTTCCACCTGATGCAGATCACGGTGGACTTCTACCTCCACAACGACCCCCTGCGGCCCCGGCTCGTGCGGCTCACGGACGGAACCCGCAAGCTCTACGGGGACAACGTGGACTCGGTCTACTACTTCTCCCAGGTCCGGGGGGACCAGGAGTACGTCCTCCGCGGGCGGCACTTCGGCAGTTGCTACCTGAGCTTCTGCCTCTACGGCGGCGATCCCAACGGCGAACTGGCGGACCGGGTGACGCTCAACGTCAACCACCGCGACATCGCGTTCGAGGACGACGGGTCGTTCGAAATCAGGCTCACGCCCGATCCGCAGGGTCCGAACGAGTTCCGGATCGACCCGGACTCCGTCTCGCTCTTCACACGCGAGTACTTCCTCGACCGCGCGTCGTCGAAAGAGAGCGTCCTCAGCATCGAGAACGCCTCGCCGCAGCCGCCCGCGTCGCCGCTGGACGACGCAGAACTCGCGCGGCGCATCCGCAGCATGGCGATGTTCTTCATGTGCACGACCTGGATCGCGCCGCTGCCGGTGCACCTGCCGTTCAACGAGTTCTGCGAGCCGTGGGAGTTCGACCCGGAGCAGGGAGGTTGGGGAACGGTCGACAACATCTACTGCTTCTGCCGCTTCCGGCTGCAGGAGCACGAGTACCTCAAGGTGCGTTTCCGGTCACCGGAGGCCTGCTACTGGGGCCTCCAGACCTGGAACTACCTGATGCAGTCGATGAACTACGAGGACTTCCAGGTGTGCGTCAACAAGCAGACCGCGGTACCCGAGCCGGACGGCAGCTACGTCATCTACCTGAGCCACCGGGAGGCGCCGAAGAACTGGATCAGCGCCGCCGGCTACAACGAGGGCGTTCTCTTCGCCCGCTGGCTGCTTGCGGAGGAGCTGCCCGAGACCCCGGAGGTCGAGTTGGGGGAGTGGTAG
- a CDS encoding DNA topoisomerase IV subunit A has protein sequence MTADRLKIPASLDAKAKIEFLAKKTIAMARREVDPFVDIPSRTLSNVTFSKRKKIIEMGDATQRRSLFNLNQARKYMQTLLVARGCTQLLDEQKTTSIRDLYYMSKHTLADGKENTFEGQEESDPIIEDLEVTLGALREELHLFAAKRGSVVGPLTLVDAGDVIDLSRMGSGGWSVPGIVEPDTIRFVGHGAKFILLVEKEAVWARLNEDKFWKRHKCILVTGQGQPPRGVRRLLYRMVDELNLPLYVFVDNDPWGYYIHSVVKQGSIGLAFESKRMAVPKARFIGLSSFDPGAYDLSEDVSIRLNDQDRSRAKEILNYEWFKAKPWQREIKNMLRAGVKWELEALSSKGLSFVTEEFLPKKIADRDWI, from the coding sequence ATGACGGCTGACCGGCTGAAGATCCCGGCCAGTCTCGACGCCAAGGCCAAGATCGAGTTCCTGGCGAAGAAGACCATCGCGATGGCCCGTCGCGAGGTGGACCCCTTCGTCGACATCCCATCGCGCACGCTTTCGAATGTCACGTTCTCGAAGCGCAAGAAGATCATCGAGATGGGCGACGCGACCCAGCGCCGGTCGCTGTTCAACCTGAACCAGGCCCGCAAGTACATGCAGACGCTCCTGGTTGCCCGCGGCTGCACCCAGCTGCTGGATGAGCAGAAGACGACGAGCATCCGCGACCTCTACTACATGAGCAAGCACACCCTGGCCGACGGCAAGGAGAACACCTTCGAAGGCCAGGAGGAGTCGGACCCGATCATCGAGGACCTGGAGGTCACGCTCGGCGCGCTGCGCGAGGAGCTGCACCTGTTCGCGGCGAAGCGCGGCTCGGTCGTTGGCCCGCTGACCCTGGTCGACGCCGGTGACGTGATCGACCTGTCGCGGATGGGCTCAGGTGGCTGGTCGGTGCCCGGCATCGTCGAACCGGACACGATCCGCTTCGTCGGCCACGGCGCCAAGTTCATCCTCCTGGTGGAGAAGGAGGCGGTCTGGGCGCGCCTCAACGAGGACAAGTTCTGGAAGCGCCACAAGTGCATCCTCGTCACCGGCCAGGGCCAGCCCCCGCGCGGCGTGAGGCGCCTCCTGTACCGCATGGTCGACGAGCTGAACCTGCCGCTCTACGTCTTCGTCGACAACGATCCCTGGGGCTACTACATCCACTCCGTGGTCAAGCAGGGCTCGATCGGCCTTGCCTTCGAGTCGAAGCGAATGGCCGTCCCCAAGGCCCGCTTCATCGGCCTCTCCAGCTTCGATCCTGGCGCCTACGACCTCTCCGAAGACGTCAGCATCCGCCTCAACGACCAGGATCGCTCCCGCGCCAAGGAGATCCTGAACTACGAGTGGTTCAAGGCGAAGCCCTGGCAGCGAGAGATCAAGAACATGCTCCGTGCCGGCGTCAAGTGGGAACTCGAGGCCCTCTCGAGCAAGGGACTCTCCTTCGTCACCGAGGAGTTCCTGCCGAAGAAGATCGCCGATCGCGACTGGATCTAG
- a CDS encoding DNA topoisomerase VI subunit B, which produces MARVTAETLSRKQREISVSEFFAKNRHLLGFDSLRKALLTTVKEAVDNSLDACEEAGILPEIWVELEAAKGANRYLVRVTDNGPGIVPEQAPKIFGQLLYGSKFHSLKQSRGQQGIGISAAAMYGQLTTGKPVSVESRTGPAVPAYAMQVMVDTNTNKPKAIGRRNLPDWHLDHGTLVEVELEAKYLKGRQSVEEFLHQVAVANPHVTLHYRSPNGDTDSWARTVERNPAAPREIKPHPHGVELGVLMKMLQSTRHKTVTQFLSRDFSRISPQLAGGLAKRAGIKAKARPNTVARQAADALYKAINDSKTRIRPPSTDCLSPIGVQELLAGLTRGVRAEFYGVETRKPAVYRGNPFQVEVGLAWGGDLAGDELAKVLRFANRVPLQYYAGSCCITKAVMDVSWRTYGLTQSRGALPSGPLIVLVHLASVWVPFSSESKVAVADYDEIRKEIKLAVQTCGRRLGQYVKRKARARSEARRREVFNLYIEEVVSSVEAITGKEQKLFRDRLLAISRRKTELAGMLEETKGATGEDLEACENVLVVDPDAAPPAADAAATAPANGEDGPPEDPVPDEVLPAEALEPLDDLPPPLPAEPEQDRGSQLELV; this is translated from the coding sequence ATGGCCCGAGTCACCGCTGAAACGCTCTCCCGCAAGCAGCGGGAGATCTCGGTCTCGGAGTTCTTCGCCAAGAACCGGCACCTGCTCGGCTTCGACTCTCTGCGCAAGGCCCTCCTGACCACGGTCAAGGAGGCGGTGGACAACTCGCTCGACGCCTGCGAGGAGGCCGGCATCCTGCCCGAGATCTGGGTCGAGCTCGAGGCGGCCAAGGGGGCGAACCGGTACCTCGTGCGGGTCACGGACAACGGTCCCGGCATCGTGCCGGAACAGGCGCCGAAGATCTTCGGTCAACTTCTGTACGGGTCGAAGTTCCACAGCCTGAAGCAGAGCCGGGGACAGCAGGGAATCGGCATCTCGGCGGCGGCGATGTACGGGCAGTTGACGACCGGCAAGCCGGTATCGGTGGAGTCGCGTACGGGGCCGGCGGTACCCGCCTACGCGATGCAGGTCATGGTCGACACGAACACGAACAAGCCGAAGGCGATCGGCCGCCGGAATCTGCCCGACTGGCACCTCGACCACGGCACGCTGGTGGAGGTGGAACTGGAGGCGAAGTACCTCAAGGGCCGCCAGTCGGTCGAGGAGTTCCTGCACCAGGTTGCGGTCGCGAACCCGCACGTGACGCTGCACTACCGGAGCCCGAACGGCGACACCGACTCGTGGGCACGTACCGTAGAGCGGAACCCGGCGGCCCCGCGGGAGATCAAGCCGCACCCTCACGGCGTCGAACTCGGCGTGCTGATGAAGATGCTGCAGTCGACACGGCACAAGACGGTCACCCAGTTCCTGTCGCGGGACTTCAGCCGCATCTCGCCGCAACTCGCGGGCGGTCTGGCGAAGCGGGCCGGCATCAAGGCGAAGGCGCGCCCCAACACCGTTGCCCGGCAAGCCGCCGACGCGCTCTACAAGGCGATCAACGACTCGAAGACCCGCATCCGGCCGCCCTCGACCGACTGCCTGTCTCCGATCGGCGTCCAGGAGCTTCTCGCCGGCCTGACCCGTGGCGTGCGGGCGGAGTTCTACGGCGTGGAGACGCGCAAGCCGGCCGTCTACCGTGGCAATCCGTTCCAGGTCGAGGTCGGCCTGGCCTGGGGCGGCGATCTGGCCGGCGACGAACTGGCCAAGGTGCTGCGATTCGCCAACCGGGTTCCGCTCCAGTACTACGCCGGCTCCTGCTGCATCACGAAGGCGGTGATGGACGTGTCCTGGCGCACCTACGGCCTGACCCAGTCGCGCGGTGCGCTGCCCTCGGGGCCGCTGATCGTGCTCGTGCATCTCGCCTCGGTGTGGGTGCCGTTCAGCTCCGAGAGCAAGGTGGCGGTCGCCGACTATGACGAGATCCGCAAGGAGATCAAGCTCGCCGTCCAGACCTGCGGCCGCCGGCTCGGGCAGTACGTCAAGCGCAAGGCGCGGGCCAGGAGCGAGGCGCGGCGCCGCGAAGTGTTCAACCTCTACATCGAGGAGGTGGTCAGCTCGGTCGAGGCGATCACCGGCAAGGAGCAGAAGCTGTTCCGCGACCGGCTGCTGGCGATCAGCCGGCGCAAGACGGAGTTGGCGGGAATGCTCGAAGAGACGAAGGGCGCCACCGGCGAGGACCTGGAAGCGTGCGAGAACGTGCTGGTCGTCGACCCGGACGCGGCGCCGCCGGCAGCGGATGCGGCAGCGACGGCGCCAGCGAACGGAGAGGACGGGCCGCCGGAGGATCCGGTCCCGGACGAGGTTCTGCCCGCGGAGGCTCTGGAGCCGCTCGACGACCTGCCGCCGCCGTTGCCCGCGGAACCCGAGCAGGATCGCGGGTCGCAGTTGGAGCTCGTATGA
- a CDS encoding TonB-dependent receptor has translation MPTTPSHHTTRAFDGNLRRCVSLVAWSAALFFAASMAAAASDGDAPEPVEDPALAETIVVTAARAEQELGRVTSSVSVVTGDELRASAAVTLDDTLRRVPGFSLFRRNSSMVAHPTSQGVSLRGIGPSGVSRTLVLLDGLPLNDPFGGWIYWGRVGRESLDRIEVVRGGGSSLWGNSALGGVIHLVTSQPESGSSLRLSALAGDHGVVSGDAWFGQGFERGALTLSARTFDSDGYPVVRDDHRGPIDVDAFSEQTTVAGRLAFSPSDSVSISVGGDTLSEDRGNGTPLTGNDTELTSFRLTADVTSARGDTWTVRGFTHEQEFASRFSAQQVDRSSERPALDQWLVDSEATGLGAQWQGDVGSGQWVAGAEWRSVEGATNEDFFFTTQFNRRRMAGGDQAIGGAYVQRRAQFGDRLQLELGARIDRWQAGSGSRLEINKADGSIRRDDMFEDRDETAASPRVGFLYSLDFGWSLRGSLYGSFRAPTVNELYRPFRVRNDITEANESLEPERLSGIEFGAVRYQGGSRLSFNAFMNRVENPIANVTLATIPSSRFFRPCGFVPGGGSCRQRLNLDRTRIQGLEAELRQRLGDVWRLDLSYLYSNAEVDSAADFPELEGKRLAQTPEQSASLGLEYSNPEVLQARLGVRFVGSQFEDDLNTRPLSSFAVVDLSAARDLSGRWQVFAGLENLLDEEVQVGISGTGLVTVGAPRMVHLGVRHILSP, from the coding sequence ATGCCGACCACGCCTTCGCATCACACAACCAGGGCATTCGACGGCAATCTTCGACGTTGCGTCTCCTTGGTCGCCTGGTCGGCGGCCCTCTTTTTTGCGGCTTCGATGGCCGCAGCCGCCTCGGACGGTGACGCGCCCGAGCCGGTGGAGGATCCCGCCCTTGCCGAGACGATCGTCGTCACCGCGGCGCGGGCCGAGCAGGAACTCGGAAGGGTGACATCGAGCGTCTCCGTCGTCACCGGCGACGAACTCCGGGCCAGTGCGGCCGTGACCCTGGACGACACGTTGCGCCGGGTGCCGGGCTTCAGCCTTTTTCGCCGCAACAGCTCGATGGTCGCGCACCCGACCAGCCAGGGCGTTTCGCTGCGCGGCATCGGCCCCAGCGGCGTCAGCCGCACGTTGGTGCTGCTCGACGGGTTGCCCCTGAACGATCCCTTCGGTGGCTGGATCTACTGGGGCCGCGTGGGTCGCGAGAGCCTGGACCGGATCGAGGTCGTACGCGGCGGCGGCTCGAGCCTGTGGGGCAACTCGGCCCTGGGCGGGGTCATCCACCTCGTCACGTCACAGCCCGAGTCGGGTAGCTCGCTGCGGCTGTCGGCCCTGGCGGGAGACCATGGTGTGGTTTCGGGCGACGCCTGGTTCGGGCAGGGCTTCGAACGCGGGGCGCTGACCCTGTCGGCCAGGACATTCGACAGCGACGGGTATCCGGTGGTGCGGGACGACCACCGCGGTCCGATCGACGTGGACGCCTTCTCGGAACAGACGACGGTGGCCGGCCGGCTGGCGTTTTCTCCCAGCGACTCGGTGTCGATCAGCGTCGGCGGCGACACCCTGTCGGAGGATCGCGGCAACGGCACGCCGCTGACGGGCAACGACACGGAGTTGACGTCGTTCCGGTTGACGGCGGACGTCACCAGCGCTCGCGGCGACACTTGGACGGTGCGCGGCTTCACCCACGAGCAGGAGTTCGCCAGCCGGTTCAGCGCGCAGCAGGTCGACCGTTCCTCGGAGCGGCCGGCTCTCGATCAGTGGCTGGTCGACTCCGAGGCCACCGGCCTGGGCGCCCAGTGGCAGGGCGACGTCGGATCGGGGCAGTGGGTCGCCGGCGCCGAGTGGCGGAGCGTCGAAGGGGCGACCAACGAGGACTTCTTCTTCACCACGCAATTCAACCGGCGGCGCATGGCCGGCGGCGACCAGGCGATCGGCGGCGCCTACGTGCAGCGTCGCGCGCAGTTCGGCGACCGGCTGCAGCTCGAACTTGGCGCCCGCATCGACCGCTGGCAGGCGGGTTCGGGAAGCCGGCTGGAGATCAACAAGGCGGACGGCTCGATCCGGCGCGACGACATGTTCGAGGACCGGGACGAAACGGCCGCGTCGCCGCGCGTCGGCTTCCTCTACTCCCTCGACTTCGGCTGGAGCCTGCGCGGCTCGCTGTACGGGTCGTTCCGGGCGCCGACCGTCAACGAGCTCTACCGGCCCTTCCGGGTGCGCAACGACATCACCGAGGCGAACGAGTCGCTGGAGCCCGAGCGGCTCAGTGGCATCGAGTTCGGCGCCGTGCGTTACCAGGGCGGTTCCCGGCTGTCGTTCAATGCCTTCATGAATCGCGTCGAGAACCCGATCGCCAACGTCACCCTGGCGACGATCCCGAGCAGTCGTTTCTTCCGTCCCTGCGGCTTCGTGCCCGGCGGGGGCTCCTGCCGGCAGCGGCTGAACCTGGACCGCACCCGCATTCAGGGCCTCGAGGCCGAGCTGCGCCAGCGGCTCGGCGATGTCTGGCGGCTGGACCTGTCCTACCTGTACAGCAACGCCGAGGTGGACAGCGCCGCCGACTTCCCGGAACTCGAGGGGAAGAGGCTGGCGCAGACGCCCGAGCAGTCGGCGAGCCTGGGGCTCGAGTATTCGAACCCCGAGGTGCTCCAGGCCAGACTCGGCGTGCGCTTCGTCGGCTCGCAGTTCGAGGACGACCTGAACACGCGGCCGCTTTCGAGCTTCGCCGTCGTGGACCTGAGCGCCGCCCGCGACTTGAGCGGCCGCTGGCAGGTCTTCGCCGGCCTCGAGAACCTGCTCGACGAGGAGGTGCAGGTCGGCATCTCGGGAACCGGCCTGGTCACGGTCGGCGCGCCCCGCATGGTGCACTTGGGGGTGCGCCACATCCTGAGTCCCTGA